From Dermacentor albipictus isolate Rhodes 1998 colony chromosome 8, USDA_Dalb.pri_finalv2, whole genome shotgun sequence:
GCTCACGAAAAGTAATTCATATTGTAGTTCAACCTTAAACTAAAGGAACTATGCGAATGAAGCGTTAAAAGTTCTTCAACTGCATGAAAACGTTCCAACCTGCAATATGTTTTCATAAATGCAATTGTTAAGCAGCTTTAAACCGGCACCATTTACAAGAATAGAAGTTGTGGCTATATATTGTGAGTCGAAGAGGTTGGTGCTGTACTTTCAAAGTACATATACTAAAATTGGAACGATACAGAGAAGATTAGCATGGCCCCTGCGCAAGGATGACACGCAAAATCGTGAAGcgttccacatttttttttttctgttcggtaTTATTTTTTCTaatgaattaattttttttctatgatgTCTGGGTTTGCCCTGTTAGCCGTGTAAACCTTCCAGAAAACGTAAACTTACGAAGCAGCAAACGATCTTGGGCGTCGTTTACTTGCCATAGACttacgttatttatttatttttatttgttttttttaatttttgtacTTGAATTCGGCATTCATAAATTATGTTTTGTGACTACGCCTAGGGCATCCTCGGGCACTTGCTAGTGCCAAACGAGAGAGAGAACGCATATGCAGACGCCGAGGACAGCGCGCCGCACTAGAAAACCGGTCAGGGGCGGAACGCGCATACCAGAGCCTCTTCTCATTTTTCTTTGAGATTCATTTGTTGCGCGGCTGAATGGTGCTGCGCCATTGGTCGATCGCCTTGCACAGCGCGAAGTTCGCAAACTTCGAAACGGCCGTGACCCGCGCGCATTGGCAGTTGGCCCGTCGGAACCACGGCCTGAACCTTCCTGTGCGAACCACGATATGCAAAGGAGAGAAAACATCGCGTCTCCGTCCGCGTCCACCGGCCGTCGTCTTTCGAACGGTCGCACGCCACCGGATCGCCAGCCGACCGCGTCGTCGATCGCTGCTCACGACGCCCGCGGAGAACGGCTCAGGTTAGAAGCCGCCCGCAAGGCCTTGCTCCTTCGCCAGTGCGTCAGTGGGCGCGCGAGGAACGCGCTGACGCCGCGCTACGACTTGCGACGGCGGGTGCTCGAGACGAACCTCGCCCGCGAGTCGAAGTGCCAGACGGCGCTACAGCAGCAGCCCGGCGActtggcgctttcggcggcgcccAAACCCCCGCAGCCCACTCCGAGGAGCTTCAGGCGATGGGGCTACTGCGACGCTTCTAATCGTGCCGACGCGACGCAAGCGAGAAGTCGACTTGAGTGCCGCGTCCGAGCACCGCGGCGATCGCCAGCGTCAGCCGAGAAGCCAGCTCAGCCTGCGGCACGACCTCAGCTGGCGGCCGCGAACTCGAGTCCCCTCAACGCGACGCGATGCGGCGCCACGTGGTCTCCTCGCAAGTTGGGATCGCCGAGAAACTTCGCTGTCGTCAGCGCGGCGGCGATCAAGAAAAGGCTGCGCCGCAGCTGGTCCTACCGCGAGGCGATCGCTGGCGATGCGCCGTCCGAGGAGCAGCAAGAGGCGCAGGCGCCCCACAAGCGGCTGAAGATGGACGCGCTAGATACGACCGCGGAGGTAGCAGCAGCCACGAACGCGCGACCGGTGCTGTCGAAGCGGCCATGCAGAGTGCAACACGGAAAGCCGTTCCCGATACCGACGCCGCCCGCGATAACTCCGGCGAcgtcttcgtcgacgccgcgaaGCGTCTTATCTTCGCAGCCGCAGCAGTACGTTACTCGAAGAGCGATAACTCCACACGCGTCTACGGCGTCGCCCGCACCGGGCCATTGCGTAAGCTTTCCTGGCACCTCGGCTACACCTAGTGCGGGAACCCCTACAGCCCCACACGCGACATGGGCTCTATCTCCGGCACTTTGTCATAATGGGCAAGGCGGGGTAATTACCCCAACTGTGACACCCTGCCATCAACAGCTTGGATTGATCATGCCACTTTCGCCGTCAGTGGTGTCACAAGGCACACAGACGTCGCCGAAGAGGCTGCGGCGAAGGTCGTCGCTCAAACGTGCCTTTGAGCGATTACTCAGCGGTGGCAAGGAAAACGAGGCGAACGCATCGCAGCAGTCTGTGTCGAAGAATGCAAAAGTGAAGGTCAAGAGACGACCGTCTCTCGTGGAATCTCTTCTATTCAGGCGTAGCAGCAACGATAATGAAAGCCAAAGCAAGCCCGGCAGGCGTTCCACTGACTATGCAGGAGCATCAAAAAACATTGTTGGGTTGAGTCCACGTAGGAACAAACCTCGCAGAGCACACAGCCTGCAATTGAAGGCACCAGTGTTTGACCCGTGGGGATAGACACTGCTTGATCATCAACTTCCCAGCAATTTCATACGGTGGTACAGTGGACATACTACTACGTCCACTGCTGAATGTATTGCAGTGTTTGGGTTGGCATGGAGAGCTGTTGAGTACTGTTGTTTATGGTTAC
This genomic window contains:
- the LOC135912899 gene encoding uncharacterized protein, with protein sequence MQRRENIASPSASTGRRLSNGRTPPDRQPTASSIAAHDARGERLRLEAARKALLLRQCVSGRARNALTPRYDLRRRVLETNLARESKCQTALQQQPGDLALSAAPKPPQPTPRSFRRWGYCDASNRADATQARSRLECRVRAPRRSPASAEKPAQPAARPQLAAANSSPLNATRCGATWSPRKLGSPRNFAVVSAAAIKKRLRRSWSYREAIAGDAPSEEQQEAQAPHKRLKMDALDTTAEVAAATNARPVLSKRPCRVQHGKPFPIPTPPAITPATSSSTPRSVLSSQPQQYVTRRAITPHASTASPAPGHCVSFPGTSATPSAGTPTAPHATWALSPALCHNGQGGVITPTVTPCHQQLGLIMPLSPSVVSQGTQTSPKRLRRRSSLKRAFERLLSGGKENEANASQQSVSKNAKVKVKRRPSLVESLLFRRSSNDNESQSKPGRRSTDYAGASKNIVGLSPRRNKPRRAHSLQLKAPVFDPWG